A window of Cohnella herbarum contains these coding sequences:
- a CDS encoding HAMP domain-containing sensor histidine kinase: MKARTFLVTLLLFLLFFNLAIFLFSAITLRTNLDSSRERSLGEHYFIASTYGKDLYALESRGTVGEEALGSLFRSYSTYYGKQGVALELSDRVGTLYSSLPKNLQLSGDSPTAIPGERTVTTTKQNDRTYVLVTGNLPAPYESYTLNYLYDVTGNLSAWSRMTGMLFLLGIVFCTLLALCLHFVLGRVFKPLRQISEASKSIAQGEYGNRIRVTRHDELSEMADSFNHMAEEIQQQMEQLKLAAEQKQRFIDNFAHELRTPLTSIYGYAEYIQKVALTEDDKLEATDYIMSESRRLQNLAHQLLELATLGRSDIVLETVELEDLFRKTAETLKLKLEDREVRLSWKCRLDSVRGDRNLLESLVVNLADNAVKACSPGGQVRLEAYVESERPVIVVSDDGKGMTKEQLGRITEAFYRVDQARSRADGGAGLGLSLCEQIAASHGAELSFASQIGRGTISKITFTTS; encoded by the coding sequence ATGAAAGCAAGAACGTTTCTTGTTACTTTACTGCTATTCCTTCTTTTTTTCAACCTGGCCATCTTTCTGTTCTCGGCGATTACGCTCAGAACGAATCTCGACAGTTCGCGCGAGCGCAGCCTTGGCGAGCATTATTTTATCGCTTCCACATACGGGAAGGACTTGTACGCTTTGGAAAGCAGGGGGACAGTCGGTGAGGAGGCGCTGGGCTCGCTATTCCGGTCTTACTCGACTTATTACGGCAAGCAGGGAGTGGCCCTCGAGCTATCCGATAGAGTCGGCACGCTTTACTCTAGTCTCCCGAAAAACTTGCAACTCTCAGGCGATTCTCCAACGGCAATCCCGGGAGAACGCACGGTAACGACTACGAAACAGAACGACCGGACTTACGTCCTCGTAACCGGTAATCTTCCAGCGCCTTACGAGTCCTATACGCTAAACTACCTCTACGACGTCACGGGCAACTTATCCGCGTGGAGCCGAATGACCGGCATGCTCTTCCTGCTAGGTATCGTATTTTGCACCTTGCTGGCCCTTTGTCTGCATTTCGTGCTCGGCCGCGTATTCAAGCCGCTTCGCCAAATTTCGGAGGCGTCCAAGAGCATCGCGCAAGGCGAATACGGTAACCGAATTCGGGTGACCCGCCATGACGAGCTATCGGAAATGGCCGACAGCTTTAATCATATGGCCGAGGAAATTCAGCAGCAGATGGAGCAGTTGAAGCTGGCGGCCGAACAAAAGCAGCGTTTTATCGATAACTTCGCTCATGAGCTTCGAACGCCTTTAACCTCGATATACGGCTATGCGGAGTATATTCAGAAGGTCGCGTTAACGGAGGACGATAAGCTGGAGGCGACCGATTATATTATGTCCGAGAGCCGCAGATTGCAAAATCTAGCCCATCAGCTGCTGGAACTGGCGACGCTCGGCCGCAGCGATATTGTGCTTGAAACGGTCGAGCTGGAAGATCTGTTCCGTAAAACGGCGGAGACCCTTAAGCTCAAGCTGGAAGACCGCGAGGTCCGATTGTCTTGGAAATGCCGATTGGATTCGGTACGGGGCGACCGCAATTTGCTGGAAAGTCTCGTCGTCAACTTGGCGGATAACGCCGTGAAGGCTTGTTCGCCGGGAGGACAAGTACGGCTGGAAGCTTACGTGGAGTCGGAACGCCCCGTCATTGTCGTGAGCGATGACGGCAAAGGAATGACCAAAGAGCAATTAGGGCGAATAACGGAAGCTTTCTACCGCGTCGATCAAGCTCGCAGCAGAGCGGACGGCGGAGCCGGCCTGGGACTGTCGCTGTGCGAGCAGATTGCTGCCAGCCATGGCGCGGAGTTATCTTTCGCTTCCCAAATCGGCAGAGGCACGATCAGCAAAATTACTTTTACAACTTCATGA
- a CDS encoding response regulator transcription factor gives MATILIVEDEKPINELIRRSLQTVGHRCISVYDGQAAVDELARNEYDLLLLDIMLPELGGYEVFEKNTRTPTIFLTARDGLSDRVKGLTMGADDYMIKPFEMLELLARVDAVLRRTMKASANESFELDDVRIDFGSRIIYCDHQSVEYTPREFELLEALVRNRNIALSREKLLELAWGYDYEGDTRTVDVHIQKIRKKFGLENRIKTVYKLGYRLEV, from the coding sequence GTGGCGACCATTCTTATCGTCGAAGACGAAAAACCGATTAACGAATTGATCCGAAGAAGCCTGCAAACCGTCGGGCATCGTTGCATCTCCGTTTACGACGGACAAGCGGCGGTCGATGAGCTCGCGCGGAATGAATATGATCTCTTGCTGCTTGATATTATGCTCCCTGAATTGGGAGGTTATGAAGTATTTGAAAAAAACACGAGAACCCCGACTATCTTCCTAACTGCGAGGGACGGGTTGTCCGACCGGGTGAAAGGACTGACGATGGGCGCCGACGATTACATGATCAAGCCGTTCGAAATGCTGGAATTGCTCGCCCGCGTGGACGCCGTGCTGCGCCGAACGATGAAAGCAAGCGCGAACGAGAGCTTCGAGCTGGACGACGTGCGAATCGATTTCGGTAGCCGTATCATCTATTGCGATCATCAATCGGTGGAATATACGCCAAGAGAATTCGAGCTATTGGAGGCGCTGGTTAGAAACCGCAACATCGCGCTTTCGCGGGAGAAGCTGCTAGAGTTGGCTTGGGGCTACGACTATGAAGGAGATACCCGGACAGTCGATGTCCATATACAAAAAATTCGGAAAAAGTTCGGCCTGGAAAATCGGATCAAAACGGTCTATAAGCTAGGCTACCGGTTAGAGGTGTAA
- a CDS encoding YecA family protein produces MYDFSAHFKQRNKELAIQGAVKVHLGEILPLLGKGRLTEIASSVNLPGRSKMNKAELAAELTRSIPEPSALDFTLRLSTEEEFLFYQQLLRQPYVQNNEITPGTYLHFNERGVLFTFFDEDKLYLVIPEEVKEAIRELDWDAVLRTRSSEQMVLKYVDAAVNLYGVCTPEQLLNIYNDQNGQSLTMAELEEITHFHLNRMQLYERIDGYFASHYFDSDSIDELQGLLKRIRNKPLYIPGKEEFLKHSENHYYEKTPQLLQLRLFILNQLCNNAKLVDELLDDIQLACSMEAPLQEIVNELERRDINFDNMEQVKRFASLVTEVYNHTRLWSNCGHTPAELGALSGGRATRVIPGQRIAPDKVGRNDPCPCGSGKKFKKCCGN; encoded by the coding sequence ATGTACGATTTTTCAGCACATTTTAAACAGAGGAACAAAGAGCTTGCCATACAGGGAGCAGTAAAAGTTCATCTTGGGGAAATCCTCCCGCTACTGGGTAAAGGTCGCTTAACCGAAATCGCTTCATCGGTCAATTTGCCTGGACGTTCTAAGATGAATAAGGCAGAGCTTGCGGCTGAGCTGACGCGCAGTATTCCGGAACCTTCCGCATTGGATTTCACCTTGCGATTGTCTACCGAAGAGGAGTTTCTGTTTTATCAACAATTGTTGCGTCAGCCTTACGTGCAAAATAACGAAATTACGCCTGGGACCTATCTGCACTTCAACGAGCGTGGCGTCTTATTTACGTTTTTCGATGAGGACAAGCTTTATTTGGTAATTCCCGAAGAAGTGAAAGAGGCTATTCGGGAGTTGGATTGGGATGCGGTGCTGCGAACTCGGTCATCGGAGCAAATGGTGCTGAAGTATGTAGATGCGGCGGTTAATCTCTATGGGGTGTGTACGCCGGAGCAGCTTCTCAACATCTATAACGATCAGAACGGGCAGAGTTTGACCATGGCGGAGCTTGAGGAGATCACCCATTTTCATCTGAACAGAATGCAGCTTTACGAACGTATCGATGGGTATTTCGCGAGTCATTATTTTGATTCAGACAGTATTGACGAGCTGCAGGGTCTGTTGAAACGTATTCGGAATAAGCCTCTGTATATTCCCGGTAAAGAGGAGTTTCTAAAGCATTCGGAAAATCACTATTATGAGAAAACGCCGCAGCTATTGCAGCTGAGACTGTTTATTTTGAATCAGTTGTGCAATAATGCTAAGCTCGTGGATGAACTCCTAGATGATATTCAGCTTGCTTGTTCTATGGAAGCGCCTTTGCAAGAGATCGTGAACGAGTTGGAAAGAAGAGATATCAATTTCGATAACATGGAGCAAGTTAAGCGGTTTGCTTCTCTAGTTACGGAGGTATACAATCATACCAGGCTTTGGTCTAACTGCGGTCATACGCCTGCCGAGTTGGGTGCTTTGTCGGGAGGCCGTGCTACCCGGGTGATTCCGGGGCAACGCATCGCTCCTGATAAGGTCGGGAGAAATGACCCTTGCCCGTGCGGAAGCGGCAAGAAGTTCAAGAAGTGTTGCGGAAATTAA
- a CDS encoding AbrB/MazE/SpoVT family DNA-binding domain-containing protein, giving the protein MAIADEVVKHVEWKRARVSKQRQVTIPLKFFEQVGIKDEVEVGLQGQNIIIRPIRQSTGSDHFAEQILAELIANGCPQEELLEKFRERQTEIRHAAKDLLAEAQVAARQFKGTGDEQMKELFGDVMGG; this is encoded by the coding sequence ATGGCAATAGCTGATGAGGTGGTGAAGCATGTGGAGTGGAAGCGTGCTCGTGTTTCGAAACAGCGTCAGGTGACGATACCTCTAAAGTTCTTCGAGCAAGTTGGAATAAAAGATGAAGTAGAGGTTGGATTGCAAGGCCAAAATATTATTATTCGTCCAATTCGCCAGAGTACTGGAAGCGATCACTTCGCCGAGCAAATCTTGGCTGAATTGATTGCAAATGGTTGCCCTCAAGAAGAATTGTTGGAGAAGTTTCGAGAGAGACAGACTGAAATTCGTCATGCGGCTAAGGATTTGCTTGCAGAAGCCCAAGTAGCTGCGCGCCAATTCAAGGGAACTGGTGACGAGCAAATGAAAGAACTGTTTGGCGATGTAATGGGAGGTTAG
- a CDS encoding type II toxin-antitoxin system RelE/ParE family toxin, with protein sequence MVEKPLQKAFYESIIKIRIDPYIGELKTGDLAGYYCYDVYYGKTNYEIAYIIEENDSGELVVVILAVTRENFYAELKRRVRKRPK encoded by the coding sequence ATTGTTGAGAAGCCGCTCCAAAAAGCTTTTTATGAATCAATTATCAAGATTCGAATAGATCCCTACATTGGTGAGCTTAAGACCGGGGATTTAGCTGGATACTATTGTTATGACGTTTATTACGGTAAGACAAATTATGAAATCGCCTATATTATCGAAGAAAATGATAGCGGTGAATTGGTGGTTGTTATCTTAGCCGTTACTAGAGAGAATTTTTATGCGGAATTGAAAAGACGTGTAAGAAAGCGCCCTAAGTAA